A DNA window from Agrobacterium vaccinii contains the following coding sequences:
- a CDS encoding amidohydrolase family protein encodes MNIDELVAIDVHTHAEEPCGCQRDDGYHEFQAGMARYFRNPAGAQGMLPTVQETATYYRERKIGCVIFPVDAERETGFRRYDNEEVAKIAAENSDIMIPFASIDPAKGKTGAREARRLVREFGVKGFKFHPTMQGFYPNDRMAYPLYEAIQEEGAIALFHTGQTGVGAGLRGGMSMRLKYSNPIHLDDVAVDFPDMPIIMAHPSFPWQEEALAVATHKPNVYIDMSGWSPKYFPPILVQYANTLLKHKMLFGSDWPAITPDRWLADFEKIEIRDEVRPLILKENARKLFKL; translated from the coding sequence ATGAACATCGATGAGCTTGTCGCCATCGACGTGCACACGCACGCTGAAGAGCCATGCGGTTGCCAGCGCGACGACGGATATCATGAGTTTCAGGCAGGCATGGCGCGCTATTTCAGAAATCCGGCTGGCGCGCAGGGCATGTTACCAACGGTTCAGGAAACCGCGACCTATTACCGCGAACGCAAGATCGGCTGCGTGATCTTTCCCGTGGATGCCGAACGCGAAACGGGCTTCAGACGCTACGACAATGAAGAGGTTGCCAAGATCGCTGCCGAAAACAGCGACATCATGATCCCCTTCGCCTCGATCGACCCTGCCAAGGGTAAAACCGGGGCACGGGAAGCGCGGCGGCTGGTTCGGGAATTCGGCGTCAAGGGCTTCAAATTTCACCCGACGATGCAGGGCTTTTACCCCAATGATCGTATGGCCTACCCGCTTTACGAAGCCATTCAGGAGGAAGGTGCGATAGCCCTGTTCCATACGGGGCAAACGGGTGTCGGCGCTGGTCTTCGTGGTGGCATGAGCATGCGGCTGAAATATTCGAACCCCATTCATCTCGATGATGTGGCGGTGGACTTTCCCGACATGCCGATCATCATGGCGCACCCGTCTTTCCCTTGGCAAGAAGAGGCGCTGGCCGTGGCGACCCACAAGCCGAACGTCTACATCGACATGTCCGGCTGGTCTCCGAAATACTTCCCGCCTATTCTGGTGCAGTACGCCAACACGTTGCTGAAACACAAGATGCTGTTCGGCTCCGACTGGCCAGCGATCACACCGGATCGCTGGTTGGCCGATTTCGAAAAGATCGAAATCCGTGACGAGGTGCGCCCGCTGATCCTCAAGGAAAACGCGCGCAAGCTGTTCAAGCTTTAA